One Phaseolus vulgaris cultivar G19833 chromosome 2, P. vulgaris v2.0, whole genome shotgun sequence DNA window includes the following coding sequences:
- the LOC137812984 gene encoding small ribosomal subunit protein uS9: MAQAAPALEQVQCFGRKKTAVAVTYCKRGRGLIKINGCPIELVEPEILRFKAFEPILLLGRHRFAGVDMRIRVKGGGHTSQIYAIRQSIAKALVAYYQKYVDEQSKKEIKDILVRYDRTLLVADPRRCEPKKFGGRGARARFQKSYR, encoded by the coding sequence ATGGCGCAGGCAGCACCCGCACTTGAGCAAGTCCAATGCTTCGGCCGTAAGAAGACGGCGGTGGCCGTCACCTACTGCAAGCGCGGCCGCGGCCTCATCAAGATCAACGGCTGTCCGATCGAGCTCGTCGAGCCGGAGATCCTCCGCTTCAAGGCCTTCGAGCCCATCCTCCTCCTCGGCCGCCACCGTTTTGCCGGAGTCGACATGCGCATCCGTGTCAAGGGCGGTGGACACACCTCCCAGATTTACGCCATCCGTCAGAGCATCGCCAAGGCCCTCGTCGCCTACTACCAGAAGTACGTCGACGAGCAGTCCAAGAAGGAGATCAAAGACATCCTCGTCAGGTACGACCGCACACTCCTCGTTGCCGATCCCCGTCGCTGCGAGCCCAAGAAGTTCGGTGGTCGCGGTGCTCGCGCAAGATTCCAGAAATCTTATCGTTGA
- the LOC137809555 gene encoding putative clathrin assembly protein At5g57200: MQRRFRQVCTSLRERSFIRYAKIAAVSGFSDMNIIIIKATAPDDLPLHENYIQLLLKLFSTSPTTCHSFAVSFTRRFGTTRSWRVALKCLILLHRLLRSVPGKSTLWSELLWTRSNALISLHPCHFKDHSSSCPVSYTNFVASYAHLLDEALNCVALDDTKMEGEEEDEKEELKFETESFQEKMKELGEVLEVLPQLQSIMDRVMQCYPVGVASRSFIVQCAMKLIVRDSFVCYRKFRKEIVGVLDNLLEMPYRNCIAAFNVYKKAAVQTHELYEFYEWCKVKGVCGLYEYPLVEPIPYIQIKALESFLSGMWQLTESSSSVTSPSSSVESASDFTERQVEKRRDIVDIKEKVLEAEEEKPLIEPEIEDDEEVSWEKLLETSISFNHGYQRDLYSFIYQLGWEGGFGTEQHSFNADDRWNIAVYKSATATHNPFSDPYN; the protein is encoded by the coding sequence atgcagAGGCGGTTCCGGCAAGTTTGCACTTCTTTAAGAGAACGCAGCTTCATAAGATATGCAAAGATTGCTGCAGTGAGTGGCTTCTCTGACATgaacatcatcatcatcaaagcaACAGCCCCAGATGACTTGCCTCTGCATGAAAACTACATACAGCTTCTTCTGAAACTCTTCTCCACTTCTCCAACTACGTGCCACTCCTTCGCAGTTAGCTTCACTCGTAGATTTGGAACCACTCGCAGCTGGCGTGTTGCACTCAAGTGTCTCATTCTTCTTCACCGTTTGCTTCGTTCAGTCCCTGGAAAAAGCACCCTCTGGAGTGAACTCTTGTGGACACGTTCCAATGCCTTGATTTCTCTTCACCCTTGCCATTTCAAGGATCATTCCTCCTCTTGTCCTGTTTCTTACACAAACTTTGTGGCATCCTATGCACACCTTCTGGATGAGGCCCTTAACTGTGTTGCTTTGGATGACACCAAAATGGAaggagaggaagaagatgagAAAGAGGAACTCAAGTTTGAAACTGAAAGTTTTCAAGAGAAAATGAAGGAACTGGGTGAAGTGCTTGAAGTGCTACCGCAGCTACAGAGCATTATGGATAGGGTTATGCAGTGTTATCCAGTAGGGGTGGCATCACGAAGTTTTATTGTGCAGTGTGCCATGAAACTCATAGTTCGTGACAGCTTCGTCTGTTACAGAAAGTTCAGAAAAGAAATAGTTGGGGTTTTGGACAATCTACTTGAGATGCCGTATAGGAACTGCATAGCCGCTTTCAATGTGTACAAGAAAGCAGCTGTTCAAACTCATGAGCTTTATGAGTTCTATGAATGGTGCAAGGTAAAGGGTGTGTGTGGATTGTACGAGTACCCTTTGGTGGAGCCAATTCCATACATACAAATCAAGGCTTTGGAGAGTTTTCTGAGTGGAATGTGGCAGTTAACAGAGTCTTCGTCCTCAGTTACTAGCCCTTCGTCATCTGTGGAATCTGCTTCGGATTTCACTGAAAGACAAGTAGAGAAAAGAAGAGATATTGTTGACATCAAAGAAAAAGTGTTGGAGGCAGAAGAAGAGAAGCCTTTGATTGAACCAGAAATAGAAGATGACGAGGAGGTTAGCTGGGAGAAACTTCTGGAAACCTCTATCAGTTTTAACCATGGTTATCAGAGGGATTTGTACAGCTTCATCTATCAGCTGGGATGGGAAGGTGGATTTGGTACAGAGCAACATAGCTTTAATGCAGATGACAGATGGAATATCGCAGTTTACAAGTCTGCTACTGCTACTCACAACCCATTCTCCGACCCATATAATTGA